The following are encoded in a window of bacterium BMS3Abin14 genomic DNA:
- the rplK gene encoding 50S ribosomal protein L11 codes for MAKKIIGFIKLQIPAGQANPSPPVGPALGQHGVNIMEFCKAFNSRTQDQGGMIIPVVITVYADRSFSFITKTPPAAVLLRKAAGLEKGSGEPNRVKVGKVTKTQVEEIARTKLEDLNAYDIESAARMVEGTARSMGIVVED; via the coding sequence ATGGCAAAGAAAATCATCGGGTTCATCAAACTTCAGATACCGGCCGGGCAGGCAAACCCGTCGCCTCCTGTCGGTCCCGCACTGGGTCAGCATGGGGTTAATATCATGGAGTTCTGCAAGGCGTTTAATTCCAGGACCCAGGATCAGGGAGGCATGATCATTCCCGTGGTGATAACTGTTTACGCTGATCGGTCTTTCAGCTTTATTACCAAAACACCACCTGCGGCCGTTCTTCTCAGGAAGGCGGCAGGCCTTGAGAAGGGCTCCGGGGAACCGAATCGGGTAAAAGTGGGAAAAGTTACAAAGACCCAGGTCGAGGAGATCGCCAGAACCAAGCTTGAGGACCTGAATGCCTACGACATAGAAAGCGCCGCCAGGATGGTCGAGGGCACCGCC